In the genome of Hyphobacterium sp. CCMP332, one region contains:
- a CDS encoding SRPBCC family protein, with product MKYELEININKPREEVIRLFDNPDNMSKWQKGLISFEHISGEVGQKGAKSRLLYDMNGRKTEMIETITKRNLPEEFSGTYEAKGVFNIQENYFYVIDDKTTKWKTISEFRFKGLMKIIAFLFGSSFKKTSYKFMVDFKNFAESQ from the coding sequence ATGAAATACGAGCTGGAAATTAATATAAATAAGCCAAGAGAGGAAGTAATACGATTATTTGATAATCCCGATAATATGTCGAAATGGCAAAAAGGTTTAATAAGTTTTGAGCATATTAGTGGTGAAGTTGGGCAAAAAGGTGCAAAGTCACGATTGTTATACGACATGAATGGCCGTAAAACTGAAATGATCGAAACTATTACCAAACGCAATTTGCCTGAAGAATTTAGCGGGACCTATGAGGCAAAAGGGGTATTTAATATCCAGGAAAATTATTTCTACGTTATTGATGATAAAACAACCAAATGGAAGACCATAAGTGAATTCAGATTTAAAGGATTAATGAAAATTATCGCTTTTTTATTTGGCTCATCCTTTAAAAAAACGAGTTATAAATTCATGGTGGACTTTAAAAACTTCGCTGAATCTCAATGA
- a CDS encoding DUF4389 domain-containing protein: MATFEIAYQERYSRSELLLRTLFGFIYIALPHLFLLAFLSIWSAILTFIAFWSILFTGRYPESMFEFQVKLIRWNTRVNARLNNLADDYPRFGLNAEDEHVTVEIPYPEKLDRGILILKVLFGGFYVLLPHGFILLFRTLATLVLIFLAWWAVLFTGKYPKSWHEFNVGTSRWSFRVNNYMSLLTDDYPPFSGKPDTGKPDAGTEQIQGNTTTE; the protein is encoded by the coding sequence ATGGCAACATTTGAAATCGCTTATCAGGAGCGCTATTCCAGAAGTGAATTGCTCCTTAGAACCTTATTTGGCTTTATCTATATCGCACTTCCACATTTGTTCTTACTTGCTTTTCTGAGCATCTGGAGTGCAATACTTACTTTCATTGCTTTCTGGTCAATATTGTTTACCGGAAGGTATCCGGAAAGTATGTTTGAATTTCAAGTAAAACTAATTCGATGGAATACAAGAGTTAATGCGCGATTAAACAACCTTGCCGATGATTATCCAAGATTTGGGCTCAATGCAGAGGATGAACATGTAACCGTTGAAATTCCCTATCCAGAAAAACTTGATCGAGGAATTCTCATACTAAAAGTACTATTTGGAGGTTTTTATGTTTTACTTCCACATGGATTTATTTTACTTTTTAGAACTTTAGCTACTTTGGTTTTAATATTTCTTGCCTGGTGGGCAGTATTGTTTACCGGCAAATACCCTAAATCCTGGCATGAGTTTAACGTTGGTACTTCACGCTGGTCTTTCAGGGTAAATAATTATATGAGTTTGTTAACGGATGACTATCCACCATTTTCAGGAAAACCAGATACAGGAAAACCAGATGCAGGAACAGAACAAATACAAGGAAATACCACAACCGAATGA
- a CDS encoding DUF4870 domain-containing protein has protein sequence MQEQNKYKEIPQPNEIPTREREDAMGSYFMMFAALAAGLPLPIINLIAAVIYYYLNKKKSAFVHFHALQSLISQLPTSLMNIVLVFWTVRNFIYDLEFTRLYFGYLAAVIIANVFYLIMSIVAAIWARKGRMYYFIFFGPLSYKVAFANKVEQVKDFENRAPRL, from the coding sequence ATGCAGGAACAGAACAAATACAAGGAAATACCACAACCGAATGAAATCCCAACGCGGGAGCGTGAGGATGCAATGGGCTCTTATTTTATGATGTTTGCCGCATTAGCGGCAGGCTTGCCCTTGCCTATTATAAATCTCATTGCCGCTGTTATTTATTATTATCTCAATAAAAAGAAAAGCGCATTTGTCCATTTTCATGCGCTCCAGTCTTTGATCAGCCAGCTTCCCACCAGTCTTATGAATATCGTTTTGGTATTCTGGACAGTGAGAAATTTCATTTACGATTTGGAATTTACCCGATTGTATTTTGGCTATCTGGCCGCTGTTATTATCGCCAATGTGTTCTATTTAATCATGAGCATTGTTGCCGCCATATGGGCCAGAAAAGGAAGGATGTACTATTTTATATTTTTCGGACCGCTTTCTTATAAAGTGGCATTTGCAAATAAGGTAGAACAGGTCAAAGATTTCGAAAACAGGGCCCCGAGATTATAA
- a CDS encoding M48 family metallopeptidase: MRIFRDLLILLALFGLVWFAFSLWSEPVVQDDFITVEQEEEIAETIQSFILSEFEFSSDSSFNTLLDTVRRRLLKGLDTPKYDYSFTLLEGEEINAFCAFSGEIYVFKGLIEECEKPEELAAVLAHEIGHGQKRHVVKNLIKELGITTITVIISGGDPVIVEQVAKAVISSSFSRKMEYEADDFAFDLLQNANINPQHLTAFFISLQSKKDHFIPEWLSTHPALDKRIERLAGKEKNVDYLEIPIDFKMAQDSI; the protein is encoded by the coding sequence ATGAGAATTTTTAGAGATCTTCTGATTTTACTTGCGCTTTTTGGACTTGTCTGGTTTGCTTTTAGCCTTTGGTCTGAACCTGTTGTACAGGACGATTTCATTACAGTAGAACAGGAAGAGGAAATCGCTGAAACCATACAGAGTTTTATACTTAGTGAGTTTGAATTTAGCAGCGATTCGAGTTTTAATACACTTCTCGATACCGTTCGAAGAAGATTATTAAAAGGTCTTGATACACCGAAATACGATTATTCCTTTACCCTTCTTGAAGGTGAAGAAATCAATGCTTTTTGTGCCTTTTCCGGAGAAATATATGTGTTTAAAGGCCTGATTGAGGAATGTGAAAAACCGGAAGAACTGGCAGCGGTTCTTGCACATGAAATCGGCCATGGCCAAAAAAGACATGTGGTAAAGAATCTCATTAAGGAACTCGGAATTACAACAATAACAGTAATTATTTCAGGTGGTGACCCTGTAATAGTTGAGCAGGTGGCTAAAGCGGTTATTAGCAGTTCATTTTCACGAAAAATGGAATATGAAGCGGATGATTTTGCATTTGATTTGCTCCAGAATGCCAATATTAACCCTCAGCATCTGACTGCTTTTTTTATTTCACTTCAATCAAAAAAAGACCATTTTATCCCCGAATGGTTAAGTACTCATCCCGCACTTGACAAGAGAATTGAACGATTAGCGGGAAAAGAGAAAAATGTAGACTATTTGGAAATCCCCATCGATTTTAAAATGGCACAGGATTCTATTTAA
- a CDS encoding bestrophin — MIVYDSNKNWFKDISNLARSWTMVKIVRSVIALGLYTLIICVLHVELFPESYKTYVGSVFSLLGIVLSILLVFRTNTAYDKWWEGRKQWGALVNNTRNLAVYAHSQLPDSDKPIRRYLAIHISNFCLSLVDHLRNGVDLKNLIMLGEGEKKIYKSKNHIPNFVSMQIQKCLHDAYKRGEMTEADMINIRPMHQSLLDILGACERIKKTPIPFSYSVYIKIFILAYGLMLPFALVSEMQYWAIPAVMFVFFAFIGVEMMGGEIEEPFGLDCNDLPTGTIANTIKENVFEILEVDMLEECKASPEIYQKIF; from the coding sequence ATGATAGTTTATGACTCAAATAAAAATTGGTTTAAGGATATTTCTAATTTGGCCAGGAGCTGGACCATGGTAAAAATCGTCCGCTCAGTAATTGCGTTGGGATTATATACCCTAATTATATGCGTTCTTCATGTTGAGTTATTTCCTGAATCTTACAAAACATATGTCGGCAGTGTTTTCTCATTGCTGGGAATTGTGTTAAGTATTTTGCTTGTATTTAGGACAAATACGGCTTATGACAAATGGTGGGAGGGTAGAAAACAGTGGGGTGCTCTTGTCAATAATACCAGAAACCTGGCTGTATACGCACATTCCCAATTGCCTGATTCTGACAAACCCATCCGCAGATACCTCGCAATCCACATTAGCAATTTTTGTCTTTCATTGGTCGATCATCTTAGAAATGGGGTTGATCTGAAAAATTTAATAATGCTCGGCGAAGGAGAAAAAAAGATTTATAAGTCAAAAAATCACATACCAAATTTTGTTTCAATGCAAATCCAGAAATGTTTGCACGATGCTTATAAAAGGGGGGAAATGACAGAGGCGGATATGATTAATATTAGGCCTATGCATCAATCCCTCTTGGATATTTTGGGAGCCTGTGAGCGAATCAAAAAAACACCCATTCCATTTTCATACAGTGTTTATATTAAAATTTTTATTCTGGCATATGGGTTAATGTTGCCTTTTGCTCTTGTTTCTGAAATGCAATATTGGGCCATTCCTGCCGTAATGTTTGTATTCTTTGCTTTTATCGGGGTGGAAATGATGGGTGGTGAAATTGAGGAACCTTTCGGCTTGGACTGCAACGATCTGCCAACCGGTACAATTGCCAATACAATCAAGGAAAATGTATTTGAAATTCTGGAAGTAGACATGCTGGAAGAATGCAAGGCAAGTCCTGAGATTTATCAGAAGATTTTTTAA
- a CDS encoding GNAT family N-acetyltransferase: MEITNYRFEYLNACLSIFDSNKPVYFHEDERPVFINYLNNSPDELYYVLKNENRIVACGGIFEDDIDIAGLAWGMVHRDFHNKGIGSFFTRFRIEKLKEIFPEHRYKIETSQHTFEFYVKLGFEISHRVKDGFGLGLDKIVMWLK; the protein is encoded by the coding sequence ATGGAAATAACTAATTATCGATTTGAATATTTAAATGCCTGTTTGTCGATTTTTGATAGCAATAAACCCGTTTATTTTCATGAAGACGAAAGACCTGTTTTTATCAATTACCTTAATAACAGTCCTGATGAATTATATTATGTTCTAAAAAATGAAAATAGGATAGTAGCCTGTGGTGGTATTTTTGAAGATGATATTGATATAGCCGGATTGGCATGGGGGATGGTTCACCGAGATTTTCACAACAAAGGAATTGGGTCATTTTTCACAAGGTTCAGGATAGAAAAACTTAAAGAAATATTTCCCGAACATCGTTATAAGATTGAAACCTCACAACACACGTTTGAATTTTATGTAAAATTGGGATTTGAAATTTCGCATAGAGTAAAAGACGGTTTTGGTCTAGGCCTGGACAAAATTGTTATGTGGTTGAAATAA